From the genome of Natranaerobius trueperi:
TTCGGTGGATTATTACATATACTTAATAATGGAGTACTAATCTTTGATGGTTTTAATGATGTCGTATTAGATGAAGCTACTGAGTTCTTTCTATTATTCCCGACTCTAATATTTGGATTTGTTACATGTTGGATTATAAAAAAACGAAGTTTAAATTAATTTTTGTAAACTACAAACTATAGTCATTTCATATTGATATGATCTCTTCTGGGTTTTTGGATACAATAAACTAGATCAGCAAACTTTCCTTCAGTTTATACTACCTTTTTATGTTCTTCAAAGTTCTTATATGTACAATTAATTGTATACATATCGGGCTTTTTAGAATTAGTCAATCTTTCTCTTTTTTAAAAGAACATTTTCATGTACTTTTTGAATATATTTTCAAATGTAGGTTAGGAGTAGTCTCTAAACCTGCTGATTTTCTCTTCTGTTCACTAATTAATAATATTTTATTAATAAAACTCTTTAGTGTATAAGTTCCACTAGTTAAGGCTTCCATAATAATCGAACTTTTCTTTTAATTTAGCTACAAATATAGCTGCGCATATGGTACTAGTCGACAATGGAGAATGCAGAAGTTTGAATTTATATAAAGGATTGTTCAAAAGGCGAGAGAGCGATTAACTAATATCTTAGTTAAAAAGAGCAAAGAAATATCTAACTTAACTATCGCAATGAAATAAAATACATACCCCGCAATCGCGGGGCATTGTTATCTATTGTCTATTTTTTCAGGATACATGTTATGTTCTTGTAACCTTTTTTTAGCCATCTCTTCATATTCAGTACCTGGTCTACCGTAATTTACATAAGGATCAATACTTATACCACCTCTTGGAGTGAACTTACCCCACACCTCAATATATTTAGGATCCATTAACTCTTTTAAATCATTTAAAATAGTATTTACACTATCTTCATGAAATTCACCTGTATTTCTAAAGCTAAATAAGTACAGTTTAAGTGACTTACTTTCTACTAACTTTTTGTCAGGAATGTATTGGATGTAAATTGTAGCGAAATCAGGTTGATTAGTCTTAGGACATAATGTTGTAAACTCTGGGCAATTAAAAGTTACCATGTAATCTCTATCTGGGTGTCTGTTATCAAAACACTCTAATATTTCAGTAGTATAATCACTTGGATATTCAGTTTGGTTACTTCCTAATATAGTTAAGTCTTCAGCATTACTCATGATTTTTCTCCTTTCTTTCTAGGAACTTTTTAAGCCCTTCACTACGAAGTTTACATGCAGGACACTCTCCACATCCTGCACCAGGTTTACCTTCATAGCAAGTAACAGTATTTTCTTTAATTATATCAAAAACACCTAAGTCATAAGCTAGTTTCCAAGTTTCTTCTTTATTTAGGAAGATCAATGGAGTTTCTAATTCAAATTCATAGTCCATTGCTAAGTTTAGTGTTGTATTTAATGATTTAATAAATACATTTCGACAATCAGGGTATCCACTAAAGTCCTCTTGTGATACACCTGTTACAACATGTCTTATGTCATTATTCTTTGCAACAATAGCTGCAAATGTTAAAAATAACATATTCCTACCATCAACAAAGGTATTTGGCACCCCACCTTCTTTTTCCTCAATTTCTATATAATGTTTAGTTAGGGAGTTATTTGTAAGTTCACTTAATAAGTCCATATTAACTATTTGATGAGAGATATTATGTTGTTCACAAATTTGTTTTGCAAATTCTAATTCTATTTCATTTCTTTGTCCGTAATCAAAGCTAACTGCTTTTATTTCATCAAAATTTTCTAAAGCCCAAAAAAGACAAGTAGTACTGTCTTGTCCTCCACTTAAAACTACTAATGCTTTTTTCATAGTTCTCCTCCTTCACTAATTAGTCCGGTAACAGATTAATTAATTCATTTCTTAGATCACTTTCTATTTCAAATTTTCCTCTTAAAGTACTAGTTTTAGTTACAGTACCTGGCTTTTTAACACCTCTTGCAGTCATACAAGAATGTATACCTTTAATTACAACTGCAACATCTTCAGATCCTGTTATCATTGTCATAATATCAGCTATATCAGAACCGATTCGTTCTTGTAGTTGTAGCCTTTTACTTACCATCTCAGCAATCCTTACTATTTTACTAAGTCCTACTACTTTACCAACAGGCAAATATGCAACACTTATCTGTAGGTTCATAAGTGCCATATGATGTTCACACCAACTAAAACATGGTATATCTTCAACTATCACCATGTCCTTACAATTTTCATCATAGATATCTTCATCAAAAGTCTTATCTGCCATCTCTGCTATTTGTTTATTAGTATAATTAGTCCCTTCAAAAATCTCTTGATACATTTTAGCTACTCTTGCAGGTGTTTCTTTTAATCCTGACCTTTCCGGGTCTTCACCTATTTCTTGTAATAACTGATAAACTAAGTTTTCAATTCGTTCTATATTCACTTCTAAACACCTCTCATATCAGGATCCCAGATTATCTTGTGAAGTTGTAATTGTACTTTAACATCATTAGTATTATTTTCTTTTATAAACTCAACTATTTGACTTGGCTCTAACATACCAAAAACAGGACTTAGAAATACTTGCGTTTTCTTATTTAGATTATATTTATCAATAATTTCAAGTACCTTATTTAAATCTTTATCATTTCCACATACAAACTTAATTGCATCGTTTTTTTGTAAGGATTTAATATTAGCAATTAGCATATCACTTTCCATATTACTAGATGGAAGCTTGTAATCCATAATAATATTCACATCATTATCAATCCATTTTATATCAACTGCACCATTGGTTTCAATATCTACATTATACCCTTTGTCTAATAAAGTTGTAATTAAAAAAGACAAGCTATCTTTATCCTGTAATAATGGCTCCCCTCCTGTCAGAAGAATACTGTTCACACCGCTTTGTTCAATTTCAGAAACTAAATCATGAGTGCTTTTTTCTATGTACTCACTATTTAGCGATCTGGCATAGTCAGTATCACAGTAAGAACAATTCAAATTACAACCCTGAAACCTAACAAAAAAAGCTAATTGACCTGCATGAGGCCCTTCACCATTAATACTTACAAAGGTTTCATTAACCTTAAACATAGACCTTCCTCCTATTCTGAATAAATAACTGCATTATTTGGTGTTTCATAAACAGTAACCTGACTCACATTATATTCTTTTTCTTGGAGTTTTTTATATATAAACTGTGATAACCTCTCTGCAGTAGGTCTAAAAGGTAAAGTTATTTGTTCCTCTTCTACCTTTAATTCTTTCCCTTCAACAATGACCTTATGGTCAAACATATCTGATAGCTGTTTTAAATCTTTCTTTAAAATAGAAAAATCAACAACCATATCACGCTCTGAGCCTTCTTCTTTTAATTTTTCTTCACTTACTTGTACAATAACCCTCCACCTATGGCCATGTAAATTTTTGCATTTACCTTCATGACCTTCTAGGTTATGTGCTGCATCAAAACTAAATTCTGATTGTAAAGTAAACATTTCTATCACTCCTAGATAAACTTAATCACTATTAAGTAGTGTACCAAAATATATACACAAAAATCAATTTAAAAACTAGATAATGGTTTTCCTAGCTGTATTATTTGGGCTACCACTTTCTAGAGTATCATTACCATTTTCTCTGCGTATTCCTTCTAATAGGACAACCAGCAAAGTATGGTGAGATAAACTCAGATAGAGAGTTTAGCCATAAATATTTTTTAGATATATAAACCTCGCTACAGCAAAGGGGATTCTCAAGATGAATTCATAGATTCTCTAGAAAGATAAAAGAAAAGGATTATAACCGCTTTAAATGCTTTTTGATTAATTATTTACTATCATACTGCAATGAAACTAACTGATAAAGCTCTTCATCAGATAATTTACTAATATCCATATCATCTGAAGATCCTGATACTACTAGATCAAAGAGTTCTTTTTTGCTATTTAACATATCATTTATTTTTTCTTCAAAGGTACCTTTAGTAATTAATCTATATACTTGTACTTGCTTAGCTTGCCCTATTCTATGAGTTCTATCAGTAGCTTGGTTTTCAACAGCAGGATTCCACCATAAATCATAATGAATTACATACGCTGCTTCTGTTAAATTAAGACCAGTACCTCCTGCTTTTAAAGATATAATCATAACGTGTCCATGTAGTGATTTCTTAAAGTCATCTATCATTTCTTCTCTATGTTTTCTTGTTACTCCACCATGAAAAAATAGTGGTGTGATTTCTAATTCACTAGCTAACATTTCTTTTAAGAGGTCACCTGCTTCTTTATATTGAGTAAAGATTAAGACTTTTTCTTTTTTAGATATAATATCTTTAACTAATTCTAAAGTTTTTTGTGACTTACCAGATACAAAAGGACTAATATTTGAATCTCTTTTAGTATATTGAACTGGATGATTACAAATCTGTTTAAGAGATGTAATTAGCTTAAATACCATACCTTTTCTTTCTATATCATCACTTTCTGCTATCTTTTCCATCAAATCATTTAGAAGCTGCTGATAAAGGGCAGCTTGTTCTTTTTTAAGTGAACAATACTCGTCTTTTTCGATTTTATCTGGAAGTTCTTTTACAATATCTTTATCTGTTTTTGCTCTTCTCATAATAAAAGGAGATGTTATCTTATTTAACGTTTCTATTTTATTAGCATCTCTATATCTTTCAATAGGTGTAGCGAAAGTTTTTCTAAAACTTTCTTTCGACCCTAAATAACCTTTATTTATAAAGTCAAATATACTCCACAGTTCTGCTAAACTATTTTCAACAGGGGTACCAGTTAAAGCTATTTTTCTTTTAGCTGGTATTGATTTGATTGCTTTAGTTTGTTGACTTACAGGATTTTTTATATTTTGAGCTTCATCTATGGCCATTACACTCCATGTTTTTCGTTTAAACCTATTTTCTTCTTTTCTTGCAAGGGTGTAGGTAGTTAGAATTACATCTTTTCCCCTAGTACTTAACCTTCGTTTATTACCATAATATATATCAACTTTTAAAGATGGAGCAAACTTTTCAAATTCTTTTTTCCAGTTACCTAATAGTGACGTAGGACATATTATTAAAACTGGTTCAGTTAACTTATTTTCATAAGCTAATTTAGATACCATAGCAATCAATTGAATAGTTTTACCTAACCCCATATCATCAGCTAAACAGCACCCAAGTCCTAATTCTGTAACTTTATATAACCAGCTAAATCCTAAGTTTTGATAATGTCTTAAAAAACCTTCAAAATTTGGTGTAGTTTCTAATTTAGTAGTTTGCATCAACTTATTTAAAATAGCAGATAAGTTATCTCCTATTACAAGACTATCATCATTATAAGTACCTGAGAGAGATGCTTTAACTAGTTCTTGTGTTGTAGGCTCTGTTGGGTTATATTCAAGTTTTTTCATTAATTCTTTTACTTCATTAGGATCTAGAAATACATATTTATCCTTAAATCTAACAATTTCTTTTTTAGTATCAACTAATTCCATAAATTCTTCAAAGCTAATTGTACTGTCACCTAATGCTACTTGATAAGAAAATTCTGTTAATTTATCTAAAGTTAAAGATGGCTCTCCTTCTGAACCAGAAGAAACTTCAGCTTTTAAGGCAGTTTTTGGACGTATCAGTTTTTGTAATTCTTTTGGAATCATTATTTTTATATTTAGAAGCTTACAGATCTTTTCACCTTCATTTAATAATGAGAGTAATTCACTTGAAGTTATTTTTACTGGCCTTGCTTCATTATCTCTCATAAATTTATTTACTTGTTCGATCTGACGACTTAAAAGTAAAAGCTGGCTTATTATTTCATACTTAACTAACCCTATCGGTAAAGAAAGGGTGTAATCTTTAGATGTTAAGTATATATCTTTTAGACTTACTAACTCTTGGGCTGATGCATGTTTGTTTTCTGCTAATACATTTAGAAAAAATTCGTCGTTCTCTCCTATTTCAATTTTTAAAACAGGAGTTATCTTTTTAGGCTCTAAATTCAATTCATCTAACCACCGACGAACCACTTCAAGTGTATTTTCCTCTTCAAACCTTTCCGGAGTATATAAATAGCCTTTGAAAAAAGTGTCTTTTAATTTATTATTTAAGACATCTTTAGAGAAGCGTTGAACTAATCTTGTAAGTAATAAGGAGATGAACAAACTAACTGCTTTATCTTTTTCTAAAGGTGTTTTAGTTTCTTCAAAAACAACAAAGTTGTTAGGTATTAAATATGTAAGCTTTTTCAAGACTTTTTTTACACTACTACTATTTCTAAAAAAGGGTTCATATAGAATATAAAAACTATTTTCATGTATATTTTTCAAAGAAGGTATGAACCTTCCCGATTGTGCTAATGATTGTGATAATGCACTAGAAAGAATGAAAAACTTCCAAACGCAAGATTCAGAACTTAAAAAATCTTCTAATGATAATTCAAATAAATATTCTAATAATAGATTAGCCTTTATTTTATAACCTTCTGGTGTTGAATCAG
Proteins encoded in this window:
- the queD gene encoding 6-carboxytetrahydropterin synthase QueD, translated to MFTLQSEFSFDAAHNLEGHEGKCKNLHGHRWRVIVQVSEEKLKEEGSERDMVVDFSILKKDLKQLSDMFDHKVIVEGKELKVEEEQITLPFRPTAERLSQFIYKKLQEKEYNVSQVTVYETPNNAVIYSE
- the queC gene encoding 7-cyano-7-deazaguanine synthase QueC, giving the protein MKKALVVLSGGQDSTTCLFWALENFDEIKAVSFDYGQRNEIELEFAKQICEQHNISHQIVNMDLLSELTNNSLTKHYIEIEEKEGGVPNTFVDGRNMLFLTFAAIVAKNNDIRHVVTGVSQEDFSGYPDCRNVFIKSLNTTLNLAMDYEFELETPLIFLNKEETWKLAYDLGVFDIIKENTVTCYEGKPGAGCGECPACKLRSEGLKKFLERKEKNHE
- the folE gene encoding GTP cyclohydrolase I FolE produces the protein MNIERIENLVYQLLQEIGEDPERSGLKETPARVAKMYQEIFEGTNYTNKQIAEMADKTFDEDIYDENCKDMVIVEDIPCFSWCEHHMALMNLQISVAYLPVGKVVGLSKIVRIAEMVSKRLQLQERIGSDIADIMTMITGSEDVAVVIKGIHSCMTARGVKKPGTVTKTSTLRGKFEIESDLRNELINLLPD
- the queF gene encoding preQ(1) synthase, whose product is MSNAEDLTILGSNQTEYPSDYTTEILECFDNRHPDRDYMVTFNCPEFTTLCPKTNQPDFATIYIQYIPDKKLVESKSLKLYLFSFRNTGEFHEDSVNTILNDLKELMDPKYIEVWGKFTPRGGISIDPYVNYGRPGTEYEEMAKKRLQEHNMYPEKIDNR
- the queE gene encoding putative 7-carboxy-7-deazaguanine synthase QueE, with amino-acid sequence MFKVNETFVSINGEGPHAGQLAFFVRFQGCNLNCSYCDTDYARSLNSEYIEKSTHDLVSEIEQSGVNSILLTGGEPLLQDKDSLSFLITTLLDKGYNVDIETNGAVDIKWIDNDVNIIMDYKLPSSNMESDMLIANIKSLQKNDAIKFVCGNDKDLNKVLEIIDKYNLNKKTQVFLSPVFGMLEPSQIVEFIKENNTNDVKVQLQLHKIIWDPDMRGV
- a CDS encoding SNF2-related protein, translated to MSKTTFGLTWWGKQWLEALNEISRDVSRLPRGRSYARKGAVLDIKVNKGKIIGEVEGRRPTPYDIDISLRFFTKEENDIVNRVIKGNLSIAARLKLGELPTELFESLNEHGVKLLPNTWDEFDANCSCPDWANPCKHLTAVVYMLAGEIDKDPFLLFEIRGVKKEELLEAAGIIEEKINQDDENCTFIDEKLDKEELDTFPDLSDIAEDNVSKEILSFLSSKPLFYARSDFKKELRKTYRMVMKETAFLQVPLYREKDQMKELPDSLNLIIPSLPKENLLSESYFLISKEESVSGYLYDFADSTPEGYKIKANLLLEYLFELSLEDFLSSESCVWKFFILSSALSQSLAQSGRFIPSLKNIHENSFYILYEPFFRNSSSVKKVLKKLTYLIPNNFVVFEETKTPLEKDKAVSLFISLLLTRLVQRFSKDVLNNKLKDTFFKGYLYTPERFEEENTLEVVRRWLDELNLEPKKITPVLKIEIGENDEFFLNVLAENKHASAQELVSLKDIYLTSKDYTLSLPIGLVKYEIISQLLLLSRQIEQVNKFMRDNEARPVKITSSELLSLLNEGEKICKLLNIKIMIPKELQKLIRPKTALKAEVSSGSEGEPSLTLDKLTEFSYQVALGDSTISFEEFMELVDTKKEIVRFKDKYVFLDPNEVKELMKKLEYNPTEPTTQELVKASLSGTYNDDSLVIGDNLSAILNKLMQTTKLETTPNFEGFLRHYQNLGFSWLYKVTELGLGCCLADDMGLGKTIQLIAMVSKLAYENKLTEPVLIICPTSLLGNWKKEFEKFAPSLKVDIYYGNKRRLSTRGKDVILTTYTLARKEENRFKRKTWSVMAIDEAQNIKNPVSQQTKAIKSIPAKRKIALTGTPVENSLAELWSIFDFINKGYLGSKESFRKTFATPIERYRDANKIETLNKITSPFIMRRAKTDKDIVKELPDKIEKDEYCSLKKEQAALYQQLLNDLMEKIAESDDIERKGMVFKLITSLKQICNHPVQYTKRDSNISPFVSGKSQKTLELVKDIISKKEKVLIFTQYKEAGDLLKEMLASELEITPLFFHGGVTRKHREEMIDDFKKSLHGHVMIISLKAGGTGLNLTEAAYVIHYDLWWNPAVENQATDRTHRIGQAKQVQVYRLITKGTFEEKINDMLNSKKELFDLVVSGSSDDMDISKLSDEELYQLVSLQYDSK